The window GCTTCTTCTATCGTAGGTGTCCAACCATGAGTCAACATTAAATTGAACTTACCATAACTTTCAAAGCTCATATATTTTGGTTCTGGTAGATTCAAAACATAATGATCTATTTGAGAATCACAATTTCCAGTAACATAATTATAATTTAATTTATTTAAAATTTCTATACAAACTTTAGGTTCATATTTATATGGCAAATCATTTCTTGCACCATGATATAAAAAATCTCCTAAAATAAAATATTTATCAACATCACCAATACTATTCAAAGCTTTTTCAAGATA is drawn from Oceanotoga teriensis and contains these coding sequences:
- the yfcE gene encoding phosphodiesterase translates to MKIGVISDIHGSAFYLEKALNSIGDVDKYFILGDFLYHGARNDLPYKYEPKVCIEILNKLNYNYVTGNCDSQIDHYVLNLPEPKYMSFESYGKFNLMLTHGWTPTIEEAIKISNERNMDILIHGHTHISKIEKKENILIFNPGSVSIPKEQTPKSCGILEIFDNKIKLNLIDIENNNYYDSFELKK